A window from Streptomyces sp. NBC_00271 encodes these proteins:
- the purQ gene encoding phosphoribosylformylglycinamidine synthase subunit PurQ, translating to MTARIGVVTFPGSLDDRDTQRAIRLAGAEPVALWHKDKDLKQVDAVVLPGGFSYGDYLRAGAISRFSPVMETVIEQAKSGMPVLGICNGFQVLTEAHLLPGAMLGNNHLHFICRDQKLRVENAETSWTADYESGQEIHIPLKNMDGRYVADERTLDMLEAEGRVAFRYVDVNPNGSLRDIAGITNEAGNVVGLMPHPEHAVDPLVGTSRTDGLPFFTSILKKLVTA from the coding sequence GTGACCGCTCGTATTGGAGTCGTCACCTTTCCGGGCAGTCTCGACGACCGGGACACCCAGCGTGCGATCAGGCTCGCCGGTGCCGAACCCGTCGCCCTCTGGCACAAGGACAAGGACCTCAAGCAGGTCGACGCCGTGGTGCTGCCCGGCGGTTTCTCGTACGGCGACTATCTCCGGGCCGGTGCCATCTCGCGCTTCTCGCCCGTGATGGAGACCGTGATCGAGCAGGCTAAGTCCGGAATGCCCGTCCTCGGCATCTGCAACGGCTTCCAGGTCCTCACCGAGGCGCACCTCCTCCCCGGCGCGATGCTCGGCAACAACCACCTCCACTTCATCTGCCGCGACCAGAAGCTGCGGGTGGAGAACGCGGAGACGTCCTGGACGGCCGACTACGAGTCCGGCCAGGAGATCCACATCCCGCTGAAGAACATGGACGGGCGGTACGTCGCCGACGAGCGCACCCTGGACATGCTGGAGGCGGAGGGCCGGGTCGCGTTCCGCTACGTGGACGTCAACCCGAACGGCTCGCTGCGCGACATCGCCGGCATCACGAACGAGGCGGGCAACGTCGTCGGTCTGATGCCGCACCCGGAGCACGCCGTCGACCCCCTCGTCGGCACCAGCCGCACCGACGGCCTCCCCTTCTTCACCTCGATCCTCAAGAAGCTGGTCACCGCATGA
- the purL gene encoding phosphoribosylformylglycinamidine synthase subunit PurL has translation MSRTPLDTVENAAATPDVELPWAELGLKKDEYERVVEILGRRPTGAELAMYSVMWSEHCSYKSSKVHLRQFGEKAPQSDALLVGIGENAGVVDVGQGYAVTFKVESHNHPSYVEPYQGAATGVGGIVRDIIAMGARPVAVVDPLRFGAADHPDTKRVLPGVVAGIGGYGNCLGLPNIGGEVVFDACYQGNPLVNAGAIGVMKHEDIHLAKASGAGNKVILYGARTGGDGIGGASILASETFDDAKPSKRPAVQVGDPFQEKLLIECTLEAFAEKLVVGIQDLGAAGLSCATSELASNGSGGMRVTLDDVPLRDSTLSPEEILMSESQERMCAVVEPEKVDRFLEICDKWDVIATVIGEVTDGDRLEIFWHGGKIVDVDPRTVAHDGPVYERPYARPEWQDALQADDANKLPRPATSEELKDQVLKLVSSPNQASKSWITSQYDHFVQGNTVLAQPEDSGMIRIDEETGLGVAIATDGNGRYAKLDPYTGAQLALAEAYRNVATTGAKPLAVSDCLNFGSPEDPAVMWQFAEAVRGLADACLQLGTPVTGGNVSLYNQTGEVAIHPTPVVAVLGVIDDVARRTPVAFQEEGQLLYLLGDTREEFGGSAWSQVVHDHLGGLPPKVDLERERLLGEILISASRDGMIDSAHDLSDGGLIQAVVESALLGGKGARLVVPDGLDAFTFLFSESAGRAVVAVPRSEELRFNDMCGARGLPVTRIGVVDSDAVEVQGEFALPLDELRTAHEGTIPALLA, from the coding sequence ATGAGCCGCACGCCTCTGGACACGGTCGAGAACGCGGCCGCGACCCCCGACGTCGAGCTGCCCTGGGCCGAGCTGGGCCTGAAGAAGGACGAGTACGAGCGGGTCGTCGAGATCCTCGGCCGCCGCCCGACCGGCGCGGAACTCGCCATGTACTCCGTCATGTGGTCCGAGCACTGCTCGTACAAGTCCTCGAAGGTCCACCTCCGCCAGTTCGGCGAGAAGGCCCCGCAGTCCGACGCCCTCCTCGTCGGCATCGGTGAGAACGCCGGTGTCGTCGACGTCGGCCAGGGCTACGCCGTCACCTTCAAGGTCGAGTCGCACAACCACCCGTCGTACGTCGAGCCCTACCAGGGCGCGGCCACCGGCGTCGGCGGCATCGTGCGCGACATCATCGCGATGGGTGCCCGCCCGGTCGCCGTCGTCGACCCGCTGCGCTTCGGCGCCGCGGACCACCCCGACACCAAGCGCGTCCTGCCGGGCGTCGTCGCGGGCATCGGCGGCTACGGCAACTGCCTCGGCCTGCCCAACATCGGCGGCGAGGTCGTCTTCGACGCCTGCTACCAGGGCAACCCCCTCGTCAACGCCGGAGCCATCGGCGTCATGAAGCACGAGGACATCCACCTCGCGAAGGCGTCCGGCGCGGGCAACAAGGTCATCCTCTACGGGGCCCGCACGGGCGGCGACGGCATCGGCGGCGCCTCCATCCTGGCCTCCGAGACCTTCGATGACGCCAAGCCGTCGAAGCGCCCCGCGGTCCAGGTCGGCGACCCCTTCCAGGAGAAGCTGCTCATCGAGTGCACGCTCGAGGCCTTCGCCGAGAAGCTGGTCGTCGGCATCCAGGACCTCGGCGCGGCCGGTCTGTCCTGCGCCACCTCCGAGCTGGCCTCCAACGGCTCCGGCGGCATGCGCGTCACCCTGGACGACGTACCCCTGCGGGACTCGACTCTCTCTCCCGAGGAAATCCTCATGAGCGAGTCGCAGGAACGCATGTGCGCGGTCGTCGAGCCGGAGAAGGTCGACCGGTTCCTGGAGATCTGCGACAAGTGGGACGTCATCGCCACGGTGATCGGCGAGGTGACGGACGGCGATCGCCTCGAAATCTTCTGGCACGGCGGCAAGATCGTCGACGTCGACCCGCGCACGGTCGCGCACGACGGCCCGGTCTACGAGCGCCCCTACGCCCGCCCCGAGTGGCAGGACGCCCTCCAGGCCGACGACGCGAACAAGCTGCCGCGCCCGGCGACGAGCGAAGAGCTCAAGGACCAGGTCCTCAAGCTCGTGAGCTCGCCGAACCAGGCCTCCAAGTCCTGGATCACCTCCCAGTACGACCACTTCGTACAGGGCAACACGGTGCTGGCGCAGCCCGAGGACTCGGGCATGATCCGCATCGACGAGGAGACCGGACTCGGCGTCGCCATCGCCACGGACGGCAACGGCCGCTACGCCAAGCTCGACCCGTACACGGGTGCGCAGCTCGCGCTCGCCGAGGCCTACCGCAATGTCGCGACGACCGGCGCCAAGCCGCTCGCCGTCTCCGACTGCCTGAACTTCGGCTCGCCCGAGGACCCGGCCGTCATGTGGCAGTTCGCCGAGGCCGTCCGCGGTCTCGCCGACGCCTGCCTGCAGCTGGGCACCCCGGTGACCGGCGGCAACGTCTCGCTCTACAACCAGACGGGCGAGGTCGCCATCCACCCGACCCCGGTCGTGGCCGTGCTGGGTGTCATCGACGACGTCGCCCGCCGCACGCCGGTCGCCTTCCAGGAAGAGGGCCAGCTCCTCTACCTGCTCGGTGACACTCGTGAGGAGTTCGGCGGTTCGGCCTGGTCCCAGGTCGTCCACGACCACCTCGGGGGTCTGCCCCCGAAGGTCGACCTGGAGCGCGAACGCCTGCTCGGCGAGATCCTCATCTCCGCCTCCCGCGACGGCATGATCGACTCGGCGCACGACCTGTCCGACGGCGGTCTGATCCAGGCCGTGGTCGAGTCGGCGCTGCTCGGCGGCAAGGGCGCCCGGCTGGTCGTTCCCGACGGTCTCGACGCCTTCACCTTCCTCTTCTCGGAGTCGGCGGGCCGCGCGGTCGTCGCCGTCCCGCGCTCGGAGGAGCTCCGCTTCAACGACATGTGCGGTGCGCGGGGTCTGCCCGTCACCCGCATCGGTGTCGTGGACTCGGACGCGGTCGAGGTCCAGGGCGAGTTCGCACTCCCGCTGGACGAGCTCCGCACGGCCCACGAGGGCACGATCCCGGCGCTGCTCGCGTAG
- a CDS encoding ABC transporter permease has protein sequence MSATVPATGQAGTGTGAGAGAGAGTTTAAGRMAALARAELTLLGRSKATLAAAVFMPLLLPFSLRSTVDQMDLKGTGLSVGSVIVPSSVGFSLLFAVYSPLVSVYAARREELVLKRLRTGELRDAEILAGAALPSVAIGLVQCLVLTVACAALLDVGAPRAPHLAVLGLLLGLAMWPPLAAITANFSKSVEGAQVATMPLMLVSLFGSGTFFPLQLMPAQLASACELLPLTPVITLIRGGWTGDLSAHDTLGALGTAVAWTVFAVFAVRRWFRWEPRR, from the coding sequence ATGAGCGCGACAGTCCCGGCGACCGGGCAAGCCGGTACCGGTACCGGTGCGGGTGCGGGTGCGGGTGCGGGTACGACGACGGCCGCAGGGCGGATGGCCGCCCTGGCGCGCGCCGAACTGACCCTGCTGGGCCGCTCGAAAGCGACCCTCGCCGCCGCCGTGTTCATGCCGCTGCTCCTGCCGTTCAGCCTCCGCTCGACGGTCGACCAGATGGACCTGAAGGGCACCGGGCTCTCGGTCGGCTCGGTCATCGTGCCGTCCTCCGTCGGCTTCTCACTCCTCTTCGCGGTCTACAGCCCGCTGGTGAGTGTGTACGCGGCCCGCCGCGAGGAGCTCGTCCTCAAACGGCTGCGCACAGGGGAGCTGCGGGACGCGGAGATCCTCGCGGGTGCGGCCCTGCCCTCGGTCGCGATCGGCCTGGTGCAGTGCCTGGTCCTGACGGTCGCGTGCGCCGCGCTGCTGGACGTCGGCGCGCCCCGGGCACCCCATCTCGCCGTCCTGGGGCTGCTCCTGGGCCTGGCGATGTGGCCCCCGCTCGCGGCGATCACGGCGAACTTCAGCAAGAGCGTGGAGGGCGCCCAGGTCGCCACCATGCCCTTGATGCTGGTGTCGCTGTTCGGTTCCGGCACCTTCTTTCCCCTCCAGCTCATGCCGGCCCAGCTGGCCTCGGCCTGCGAACTGCTGCCCCTGACCCCGGTGATCACGCTGATACGCGGCGGCTGGACCGGCGACCTCTCCGCGCACGACACCCTGGGCGCGCTCGGGACGGCGGTGGCCTGGACCGTGTTCGCGGTGTTTGCTGTACGGCGGTGGTTCCGCTGGGAGCCGCGGCGTTGA
- the purS gene encoding phosphoribosylformylglycinamidine synthase subunit PurS gives MARVVVDVMLKPEILDPQGQAVQRALPRLGFDGVSDVRQGKRFELEVDGPVDDAALARIHELAESFLANTVIEDFTVKVEEVAEAGK, from the coding sequence GTGGCACGCGTCGTAGTCGACGTCATGCTCAAGCCGGAGATCCTCGACCCCCAGGGCCAGGCGGTGCAGCGTGCACTGCCGCGCCTCGGTTTCGACGGTGTCTCCGACGTACGTCAGGGAAAGCGATTCGAACTGGAAGTGGACGGACCGGTGGACGACGCCGCGCTCGCCCGCATCCATGAACTGGCGGAATCCTTCCTCGCCAACACCGTGATCGAGGACTTCACCGTCAAGGTCGAGGAAGTCGCGGAGGCAGGAAAGTGA
- a CDS encoding histone-like nucleoid-structuring protein Lsr2 — protein MAQRVVVTLFDDIDGSEAAETIAFGLDGKSYEIDLNPANAKKLRKALAPYLEAGRKQSKSGKAYTHTALTPDPAAVRAWARSNKLDVPPRGRIPKKVYEAFAEAH, from the coding sequence GTGGCGCAGCGTGTCGTGGTCACTCTCTTTGACGACATCGACGGCTCGGAAGCGGCGGAAACGATCGCCTTCGGACTCGACGGCAAGTCGTACGAGATCGACCTCAATCCAGCCAATGCCAAGAAACTGCGTAAGGCGCTCGCGCCCTACCTCGAGGCCGGCCGCAAGCAGTCGAAGTCCGGGAAGGCGTACACGCACACCGCGTTGACCCCCGACCCGGCCGCCGTCCGCGCCTGGGCCCGTTCCAACAAGCTGGACGTGCCGCCGCGCGGCCGGATCCCCAAGAAGGTCTACGAGGCGTTCGCCGAGGCGCACTGA
- a CDS encoding phosphoribosylaminoimidazolesuccinocarboxamide synthase, which produces MSGFVEKPEPLQVPGLVHLHTGKVRDLYQNEAGDLVMIASDRISAYDWVLPTEIPDKGRVLTQLSLWWFDKLADLVPNHVLSTELPPGAPADWEGRTLICKSLRMTPVECVARGYLTGSGLVEYDESRTVCGLALPEGLVDGSELPAPIFTPATKAAVGEHDENVSYEEVARQVGAETAAQLRQTTLAVYGRARDIARERGIILADTKFEFGYEGETLVLADEVLTPDSSRFWPADVWEPGHAQPSFDKQFVRDWLTSPESGWDRRSEQPPPPLPQHIVDATSAKYIEAYERLTGTSWS; this is translated from the coding sequence GTGTCCGGATTCGTCGAAAAGCCCGAGCCCCTCCAGGTCCCGGGTCTGGTACATCTGCACACCGGCAAGGTGCGCGACCTGTACCAGAACGAGGCGGGCGACCTCGTGATGATCGCCAGTGACCGCATCTCCGCCTACGACTGGGTGCTGCCCACCGAGATCCCCGACAAGGGCCGGGTCCTCACCCAGCTCTCGCTGTGGTGGTTCGACAAGCTCGCCGACCTGGTCCCCAACCATGTGCTGAGCACCGAGCTCCCGCCGGGCGCCCCCGCCGACTGGGAGGGCCGCACCCTCATCTGCAAGTCCCTGCGGATGACGCCGGTCGAGTGCGTCGCGCGCGGCTATCTCACCGGCTCGGGCCTCGTCGAGTACGACGAGTCCCGCACGGTCTGCGGCCTCGCCCTCCCCGAGGGCCTCGTCGACGGCTCGGAACTCCCCGCGCCGATCTTCACCCCCGCCACCAAGGCCGCGGTCGGCGAGCACGACGAGAACGTGTCGTACGAGGAGGTCGCCCGCCAGGTCGGCGCCGAGACGGCGGCCCAGCTGCGCCAGACGACCCTCGCCGTCTACGGCCGCGCCCGTGACATCGCGCGCGAGCGCGGCATCATCCTCGCGGACACCAAGTTCGAGTTCGGCTATGAGGGCGAGACGCTCGTCCTCGCCGACGAGGTGCTGACCCCGGACTCCTCCCGCTTCTGGCCCGCCGACGTCTGGGAGCCGGGCCACGCCCAGCCGTCCTTCGACAAGCAGTTCGTCCGCGACTGGCTGACGTCTCCCGAGTCGGGCTGGGACCGCAGGAGCGAGCAGCCCCCGCCGCCGCTGCCGCAGCACATCGTGGACGCGACCAGCGCCAAGTACATCGAGGCGTACGAGCGCCTGACCGGCACCAGCTGGAGCTGA
- a CDS encoding response regulator transcription factor: MTPTPPTSSVPPVPSAPPVRLLLADDEHLIRGALAALLGLEDDLVVVAEAATGPEALAMALAHAPDVAVLDLQMPGADGVRVATSLRAELPGCQVLIVTSHGRPGHLKRALAAGVRGFVPKTVSAQRLAEIIRTVHAGNRYVDPELAADAISAGDSPLTAREAEVLEFAADGAPVAEIAERAALSQGTVRNYLSSAVSKLGAENRHAAVRLARERGWV; the protein is encoded by the coding sequence ATGACGCCCACCCCACCCACCTCATCCGTCCCACCCGTCCCATCCGCACCTCCCGTGCGGCTGTTGCTCGCCGACGACGAGCACCTGATCAGGGGTGCGCTCGCCGCGCTGCTGGGGCTTGAGGACGACCTCGTGGTGGTCGCCGAGGCCGCGACCGGGCCCGAGGCACTGGCGATGGCGCTGGCGCACGCGCCCGATGTCGCCGTTCTGGATCTGCAGATGCCGGGGGCGGACGGTGTGAGGGTGGCCACATCGCTACGGGCCGAACTGCCCGGCTGCCAGGTGCTGATCGTGACGAGCCACGGGCGGCCGGGGCATCTGAAGCGAGCGCTCGCGGCAGGTGTGCGCGGGTTCGTCCCGAAGACGGTGAGCGCACAGCGGCTCGCGGAGATCATTCGTACCGTGCATGCGGGAAACCGTTATGTGGACCCGGAATTGGCCGCGGACGCGATCTCCGCCGGGGACTCGCCGCTGACCGCGCGCGAGGCCGAGGTGCTCGAGTTCGCCGCCGACGGGGCGCCCGTCGCGGAGATCGCGGAGCGGGCGGCACTGTCCCAGGGGACGGTACGCAACTATCTTTCGTCGGCCGTCTCGAAGCTCGGGGCGGAGAACCGTCACGCGGCGGTGCGTCTCGCACGGGAGCGAGGTTGGGTATAG
- a CDS encoding sensor histidine kinase has translation MGGRGGWWRGKSTPAKVETYTRWSFHTFPFIEVATFALPSFGYVPAPVNWILFLLVSAHAALAAVTASLTLDWTRGRRPLPVRLLWALGTATVVIAVVSLVVALHGPRGADNGAAAGTVFVGVLSFGIGTLALAVREARRMVFGVLGAAVGAGAVAVPAGVPAPGAAVAAGAVVLAAGFFTFTSAFSVWLLNAVYELDEARETRARLAVAEERLRFGRDLHDVMGRNLAVVALKSELAVQLARRGRPEAVEQMIEVQRIARETQREVREVVRGYREADLRTELAGAQGVLTAASIDCEVSGPVTGLPAEIQSALGWVVREATTNVLRHGDAARCAVSLRVAEGRVTLTVENDGAPGTSTGSSTDTGTGTAEPGRGSGLAGLRERLREVDGVLRAGPAGDDLFRLTAEVPLPPDSVPERAPAPEPGGSPRPVPHPVSEVTS, from the coding sequence ATGGGCGGGCGCGGTGGCTGGTGGCGCGGCAAGAGCACGCCGGCGAAGGTCGAGACGTACACACGGTGGTCGTTCCACACCTTCCCGTTCATCGAGGTGGCCACCTTCGCGCTGCCGTCCTTCGGATATGTGCCCGCCCCGGTGAACTGGATCCTGTTCCTGCTGGTGAGCGCGCACGCCGCGCTCGCCGCGGTGACCGCCTCGCTGACCCTGGACTGGACCCGCGGCCGCCGCCCCCTGCCGGTACGGCTGCTCTGGGCGCTGGGCACCGCCACCGTGGTGATCGCCGTCGTGAGCCTGGTGGTCGCGCTGCACGGCCCGCGCGGCGCGGACAACGGGGCGGCGGCGGGCACGGTGTTCGTCGGCGTCCTGTCGTTCGGGATCGGCACTCTGGCGCTCGCGGTGCGCGAGGCACGACGCATGGTGTTCGGCGTGCTCGGCGCCGCCGTGGGTGCCGGCGCCGTGGCCGTCCCGGCGGGTGTCCCGGCGCCCGGCGCCGCCGTCGCCGCCGGTGCGGTCGTCCTCGCCGCCGGTTTCTTCACCTTCACCTCCGCCTTCTCCGTCTGGCTGCTGAACGCCGTCTACGAACTCGACGAGGCCCGCGAGACCCGGGCCCGGCTCGCCGTCGCCGAGGAACGGCTGCGCTTCGGGCGCGATCTGCACGACGTGATGGGCCGCAACCTTGCGGTGGTCGCGCTGAAGAGCGAGCTCGCCGTGCAACTGGCCCGGCGCGGACGGCCGGAGGCCGTGGAGCAGATGATCGAGGTCCAGCGGATAGCACGGGAGACGCAGCGGGAGGTCCGCGAGGTCGTACGCGGCTACCGCGAGGCCGATCTCCGGACCGAACTCGCGGGGGCCCAGGGCGTGTTGACGGCCGCCAGCATCGACTGCGAGGTCAGCGGCCCGGTGACGGGACTGCCCGCGGAGATCCAGTCCGCGCTCGGCTGGGTCGTACGGGAGGCGACGACGAACGTGCTGCGGCACGGGGACGCCGCAAGGTGCGCGGTGTCCCTGCGGGTGGCGGAGGGCCGGGTGACCCTCACCGTCGAGAACGACGGGGCGCCCGGTACCAGTACCGGTTCGAGTACCGATACCGGTACCGGTACCGCCGAGCCGGGAAGGGGGTCCGGGCTCGCCGGGCTGCGGGAGCGGCTCAGGGAGGTGGACGGGGTGCTGCGGGCCGGGCCCGCCGGGGATGACCTGTTCCGCCTGACCGCCGAGGTGCCGCTGCCCCCTGACTCGGTCCCGGAACGGGCTCCGGCCCCGGAACCGGGCGGCTCGCCCCGACCCGTCCCCCACCCTGTGAGCGAGGTCACTTCATGA
- a CDS encoding ABC transporter ATP-binding protein, with product MNTNEQDDVIEVTDLRRVYGGDRGAGGDFEAVRGITFSVGRGELFALLGTNGAGKTSTVELLEGLAPPAGGRVRVLGHDPYEERAAVRPRIGVMLQEGGFPSELTVAETVRMWAGCTSGARPTGQALGMVGLTRRSGVRVKQLSGGEKRRLDLALALLGRPEVLFLDEPTTGLDAEGRRDTWDLVRELRDGGTTVVLTTHYLQEAEELADRLAILHEGHIAASGTPAEVTASSPSRISFELPDGYFLGDLPPLAGLGVTDHETTGRAVRLRTDELQRTATALLVWAHQKQVELRGLDVRSASLEEAFLRIARDAAGRGAGARDADAPGAGAPGAGVPGADAPGAGVREQERGTVA from the coding sequence ATGAACACGAACGAGCAAGATGACGTGATCGAGGTCACTGATCTGCGGCGCGTGTACGGGGGAGACCGGGGAGCCGGCGGAGATTTCGAGGCCGTGCGCGGAATCACCTTCTCCGTGGGCCGCGGTGAGCTCTTCGCGCTGCTGGGGACCAACGGCGCCGGCAAGACCTCCACCGTCGAGCTGCTGGAGGGCCTCGCCCCTCCGGCGGGCGGCCGGGTGCGGGTCCTCGGACACGATCCGTACGAGGAGCGCGCGGCCGTCCGGCCCCGGATCGGCGTGATGCTGCAGGAGGGCGGCTTCCCCTCCGAACTGACGGTCGCGGAGACCGTACGGATGTGGGCGGGCTGCACGAGCGGAGCCCGGCCGACCGGTCAGGCCCTGGGGATGGTCGGGCTCACCCGGCGGTCCGGGGTACGGGTGAAGCAGCTGTCCGGGGGCGAGAAACGGCGCCTGGACCTGGCCCTCGCGCTCCTCGGCCGCCCCGAGGTCCTCTTCCTCGACGAGCCGACGACCGGCCTGGACGCCGAAGGGCGCCGGGACACCTGGGACTTGGTGCGCGAGCTGCGCGACGGCGGTACGACCGTGGTGCTGACCACGCACTACCTGCAGGAGGCGGAGGAGCTGGCCGACCGGCTCGCGATCCTCCACGAAGGGCACATCGCGGCCTCCGGCACCCCTGCCGAGGTGACCGCCTCCTCACCGTCCCGGATCTCCTTCGAACTGCCCGACGGCTACTTCCTCGGAGATCTGCCCCCGCTCGCCGGACTCGGCGTGACCGACCACGAGACGACGGGCCGTGCCGTCAGGCTGCGCACCGACGAGCTCCAGCGCACCGCCACCGCGCTGCTGGTGTGGGCCCACCAGAAGCAGGTCGAGCTGCGGGGGCTCGATGTGCGGTCGGCCTCACTGGAGGAGGCGTTCCTGCGGATAGCGCGGGACGCCGCGGGCCGGGGTGCGGGTGCGCGGGACGCGGATGCGCCGGGTGCGGGTGCGCCCGGTGCGGGTGTGCCCGGTGCGGATGCGCCCGGTGCGGGTGTGCGGGAGCAGGAAAGGGGGACGGTGGCATGA
- a CDS encoding N,N-dimethylformamidase beta subunit family domain-containing protein: MGSEQIRRWESGALAHAVTDPFGQGPVPWLRGDEQYFDDTGHVVPWYIDHIDHVDQAGRAGQPGQAGGPGGSATLQGSRKPPIPHPRAGGPRSADDVHRQIKGFASNGAAAPGEAIDFHVTVDPPQEFSVDIYRIGHYGGDGASKITTSPRLSGIVQPPPLTADRTVSCHHWWLSWRLQIPSYWNIGAYVAVLTTADGYRSHVPFTVRDNHPADLLLLLPDITWQAYNLYPEDGHTGASLYHAWDENGRLLGESEAATTVSFDRPYAGAGLPLHVGHAYDFIRWAERYGYDIAYADARDLHAGRVDPTRYRGLVFPGHDEYWSSAMRRTVELARESGTSLVFFSANTMYWQVELAPSPSGIADRLLTCHKRRGPGRPALWREIDRPEQQLIGIQYAGRVPEPHPLVVRNADHWLWESTGAHEGDELAGMVAGEADRYFPRTPLPEHQGRILLAHSPYQDSEGATRHQETSLYRAPSGALVFAAGTFAWSPALDRPGHVDARVQRATANLLDRICKRD; the protein is encoded by the coding sequence ATGGGGTCGGAGCAGATCCGCCGCTGGGAGTCGGGCGCACTGGCGCACGCCGTGACGGACCCCTTCGGCCAGGGCCCGGTTCCCTGGCTCAGGGGCGACGAGCAGTACTTCGACGACACGGGCCATGTCGTCCCGTGGTACATCGATCACATTGATCACGTCGATCAGGCAGGTCGGGCCGGTCAGCCCGGTCAGGCCGGGGGTCCCGGTGGCTCCGCCACCCTCCAGGGCTCCCGCAAGCCCCCCATCCCCCACCCCCGCGCCGGCGGCCCCCGCTCGGCCGACGACGTGCACCGCCAGATCAAGGGCTTCGCCTCCAACGGCGCGGCCGCGCCGGGCGAGGCCATCGACTTCCACGTCACCGTCGACCCGCCCCAGGAATTCAGCGTCGACATCTACCGCATCGGGCACTACGGAGGCGACGGGGCCAGCAAGATCACCACCAGCCCCCGCCTGTCGGGCATCGTCCAGCCGCCGCCCCTCACCGCCGACAGAACCGTTTCCTGTCATCACTGGTGGCTCTCCTGGCGCCTGCAGATCCCGAGCTACTGGAACATCGGCGCGTACGTGGCCGTACTCACCACGGCCGACGGCTACCGCTCCCACGTCCCCTTCACCGTCCGCGACAACCACCCGGCGGACCTCCTTCTCCTGCTCCCGGACATCACCTGGCAGGCGTACAACCTCTACCCGGAGGACGGGCACACCGGCGCCAGCCTCTACCACGCCTGGGACGAGAACGGCCGTCTGCTCGGCGAGTCCGAGGCCGCGACGACGGTCTCCTTCGACCGCCCGTACGCCGGCGCGGGCCTTCCCCTCCACGTCGGCCACGCCTACGACTTCATCCGCTGGGCCGAGCGCTACGGCTACGACATCGCCTACGCCGACGCCCGCGACCTGCACGCCGGCCGCGTCGACCCCACCCGCTACCGCGGCCTGGTCTTCCCGGGGCACGACGAGTACTGGTCGTCGGCCATGCGCCGCACCGTGGAACTCGCCCGCGAAAGCGGCACCTCCCTGGTCTTCTTCTCCGCCAACACCATGTACTGGCAGGTGGAGTTGGCCCCGTCACCGTCCGGCATCGCCGACCGCCTGCTGACCTGCCACAAGCGCAGAGGCCCGGGAAGGCCGGCGCTGTGGCGCGAAATCGACCGTCCTGAGCAGCAGCTCATCGGCATCCAGTACGCGGGCAGGGTCCCGGAACCCCACCCCCTGGTCGTGCGCAACGCCGACCACTGGCTGTGGGAGTCGACCGGCGCACACGAGGGCGACGAACTCGCCGGCATGGTCGCGGGCGAGGCCGACCGCTACTTCCCGCGCACCCCGCTGCCCGAGCACCAGGGCCGCATCCTCCTCGCCCACTCCCCCTACCAGGACAGCGAGGGCGCCACCCGCCACCAGGAGACCTCCCTCTACCGGGCCCCCTCCGGCGCTCTGGTCTTCGCGGCCGGGACGTTCGCGTGGTCCCCGGCCCTGGACCGCCCCGGCCACGTCGACGCCCGTGTCCAGCGAGCCACCGCGAACCTCCTCGACCGCATCTGCAAACGGGACTGA